One window of the Dehalococcoidia bacterium genome contains the following:
- a CDS encoding preprotein translocase subunit YajC has product MDPASIVLLILLGVWMLALFVGLPYLQARRQRRLIRELSHGDPVIILNGVLGKVHRVDAGIIEVEIAPKTRVRCLPSAISRTSRT; this is encoded by the coding sequence ATGGACCCAGCATCGATTGTTCTTCTGATCCTCTTGGGTGTCTGGATGCTCGCTTTGTTTGTCGGGCTGCCCTATTTGCAGGCGCGGCGGCAGCGCCGGCTGATCCGTGAGCTCAGTCATGGCGACCCCGTCATCATCCTGAACGGCGTGCTTGGGAAGGTCCACCGGGTCGACGCGGGCATTATCGAAGTGGAAATCGCGCCGAAAACGCGCGTGCGCTGTCTTCCCAGCGCCATCAGTCGGACCTCGCGGACATAG
- a CDS encoding sigma-70 family RNA polymerase sigma factor has translation MTAQGSVRCNIGLQLALPAMAAWVSGVVDYAALSDETLAANFLAGDLDAFEALVVRYSRPLYNFAFRFVGNADDAKDVAQATFLQLYTHLASARLDQTLRPWLFQIARNKAIDLLRARRQLLFSDLEHAGEEDAPLDLVPDEAPLPEAIVERADLQRLLSDAITRLPQKYREVVALRYTTDLTFKEMGEALGMPENTVKTLFQRAKVRLRRLLGDVARGE, from the coding sequence ATGACGGCACAGGGATCGGTACGATGCAACATCGGTCTTCAACTGGCACTGCCGGCGATGGCGGCCTGGGTGAGCGGGGTCGTGGACTATGCAGCGCTCAGCGACGAGACGCTCGCCGCGAACTTTCTCGCGGGAGACCTCGACGCCTTTGAAGCGTTGGTGGTCCGCTACAGCCGGCCGCTCTATAACTTTGCCTTCCGCTTCGTGGGCAATGCCGACGACGCCAAAGATGTCGCTCAGGCCACCTTCCTGCAGCTGTATACGCACCTTGCCAGCGCGCGGCTCGATCAAACGCTCCGGCCGTGGCTGTTTCAGATCGCGCGCAACAAGGCGATCGACCTCCTGCGCGCCCGTCGCCAGCTCCTCTTCTCCGATCTTGAGCATGCGGGGGAGGAGGACGCCCCGCTCGATTTGGTGCCGGATGAGGCGCCGCTCCCCGAGGCGATCGTCGAGCGCGCCGACCTGCAGCGCCTCCTGAGCGACGCGATCACGCGCCTGCCGCAGAAGTACCGCGAGGTCGTTGCCTTGCGCTACACCACCGACCTGACGTTCAAGGAGATGGGAGAGGCGCTGGGGATGCCGGAAAACACCGTGAAGACGCTCTTTCAGCGCGCCAAAGTGCGGCTTCGCCGGCTTCTCGGCGATGTCGCTCGAGGAGAGTGA
- a CDS encoding GNAT family N-acetyltransferase, whose amino-acid sequence MASGALATGASDATPPGGVLRPFQLARDLRGVVRLIERAFAGEDADDRLLPQEVLALQLAAPFLRAAGVLLPAARDLFAGFVWEQDGQIVGNVTLGRLGGDATRWMIGNVAVDPAYRRAGIARRLTTAALAEIERRGGRVTILDVRADNAAAYALYRSLGFMRIDQTLELRRPELRAPQSGPSCIRPLRAREWRALAALLDAAAPDLVRRFTPVQEQQVMATTLAASLGIVGRLLTGVQSTILVAERNGRLAGAAEIEIRGRGTAHRLKLTIHPAARGTVEEDLVAGALAFLPTGTVRADVRASESAAEAALFRAGFTAVRTLDRLAYAHPS is encoded by the coding sequence ATGGCGAGCGGCGCGCTCGCTACTGGAGCGAGTGACGCGACGCCTCCCGGCGGCGTGCTGCGGCCGTTTCAGCTTGCGCGCGATCTGCGGGGCGTGGTCCGGCTGATCGAGCGCGCATTCGCCGGAGAGGACGCCGACGACCGGCTGCTGCCGCAGGAGGTGCTTGCCCTGCAGCTTGCGGCTCCCTTCCTCAGGGCGGCAGGGGTCCTCCTTCCGGCAGCGCGCGACCTGTTCGCCGGCTTCGTCTGGGAGCAGGACGGGCAGATCGTCGGGAATGTCACGCTGGGACGGCTTGGAGGCGATGCCACGCGCTGGATGATCGGCAATGTCGCCGTCGACCCGGCCTATCGGCGCGCGGGTATCGCCCGCCGACTGACCACCGCCGCCCTGGCCGAAATCGAGCGCCGGGGCGGGCGCGTCACCATCCTCGATGTGCGGGCTGATAATGCGGCTGCCTACGCCCTCTACCGGTCGCTCGGCTTCATGCGCATCGACCAGACCCTCGAACTTCGGCGACCGGAACTGCGGGCGCCGCAATCCGGTCCGTCCTGCATCCGTCCGCTCCGCGCGCGGGAGTGGCGCGCGCTGGCAGCCCTGCTCGACGCGGCAGCGCCCGACCTCGTTCGACGCTTTACTCCGGTCCAGGAGCAGCAAGTGATGGCAACCACCCTTGCCGCCAGTCTCGGCATCGTCGGACGCCTGCTGACCGGCGTTCAGAGCACGATCCTCGTCGCTGAGCGCAACGGCCGCTTGGCCGGCGCCGCCGAGATCGAGATTCGAGGCAGGGGGACGGCGCACCGGCTCAAACTGACGATTCATCCCGCAGCGCGGGGCACTGTCGAGGAGGACCTAGTCGCCGGCGCGCTCGCCTTCCTGCCGACCGGCACAGTGCGCGCCGATGTCCGCGCGAGCGAAAGCGCGGCAGAAGCGGCGCTCTTCCGGGCCGGCTTCACCGCAGTTCGGACGCTCGACCGGCTCGCCTACGCTCACCCTTCCTGA
- a CDS encoding alpha/beta fold hydrolase: MRRGFVDTPDGQIHYVTAGEGAPVVLLHPSPHSWNFYINTIPVLAPHFRVIAMDTMGYGDSDRPNPPYTEMIQYARGVTWLLDGLGIERAHVVGHLTGAEIATEVAAAFPERVDKLVLSEAFNWNTESRRAVHERIHAIVPPRPDGSHLLELWNKHAGALDLIGIEIVSLFFLNLYKVNLGPQPVEAYGHMGWDGAAPWVMCRYPFWDRVVLIEAPTLVLHNEGGDLVRAHPTIVERMKNAIGKLVPKEHRAGPLEKDGVWAKTVRDFLLGRPLAA, encoded by the coding sequence ATGCGCCGTGGCTTCGTCGATACGCCCGACGGCCAGATCCACTACGTCACTGCGGGCGAAGGGGCGCCGGTCGTGCTCCTGCATCCGAGCCCGCACTCCTGGAATTTCTATATCAACACCATTCCGGTCCTCGCGCCCCACTTTCGGGTCATCGCCATGGACACCATGGGATACGGCGACTCCGACCGGCCCAATCCTCCCTACACCGAGATGATCCAGTATGCGCGCGGGGTGACCTGGCTGCTCGACGGGCTCGGCATCGAGCGGGCGCACGTTGTCGGTCACCTGACCGGCGCCGAGATCGCTACGGAAGTCGCCGCCGCCTTCCCTGAGCGGGTCGACAAGCTCGTCCTCTCCGAGGCCTTCAACTGGAACACCGAGAGCCGCCGCGCCGTGCACGAACGAATCCACGCGATCGTTCCGCCTCGCCCCGATGGGTCGCACCTCCTCGAGCTGTGGAACAAGCACGCCGGCGCGCTCGACCTGATCGGGATTGAGATCGTCTCCCTCTTCTTTCTCAACCTCTACAAAGTTAACCTCGGGCCCCAACCGGTCGAAGCATACGGCCACATGGGGTGGGACGGAGCAGCGCCGTGGGTGATGTGCCGCTACCCCTTCTGGGACCGTGTCGTCCTGATCGAGGCGCCGACGCTCGTTCTCCACAATGAGGGCGGCGATTTGGTGCGCGCGCACCCGACGATCGTCGAGCGAATGAAGAACGCGATCGGGAAGCTGGTGCCGAAAGAGCACCGAGCTGGGCCGCTAGAAAAGGACGGTGTCTGGGCGAAGACGGTGCGCGACTTCCTGTTGGGACGTCCCCTCGCCGCCTGA